The Aspergillus nidulans FGSC A4 chromosome VII nucleotide sequence CACCCGTAAAGGTCTTTCTGTAGGTGAGCTCCTTTGTAATCAAGCCGTCGTTATACTGActacatcaacagcactgGTGCGACTGGATATATTGGCGGGGATGTTTTCTATGCTGTAACCCAGGCCCATCCTGACTGGGAGATCTCTGTCCTGGTTCgcaacaaggagaagggagagaagctTGCCAGCGAGTATCCAAACGTCAGAGTCGTCCAGGGTGACCTAGACTCAGCTGCCATAATAGAGGAGGAGACCAAGAACGCAAATATTGTGTTCCGTAAGTATATACACATTCCTATACTACTCAATAAGATCATGAGTTACTAATAGGCTTAGATTGCGCTGATTGCGACCACGTTGCATCTGCTACTGCTATTGCCAAAGGTGCCAGTCACCACACGCCTGAGAAGCCATTGTGGTTGATTCATACGTCGGGCACTGGTATCCTTACAGTTGAGGACTTTCGCACGAACACATGGGGTCTTGAGAGAGCCAAGCAGCATGATGATTGGGATGGTGTTGACGAACTATTGAACCTTCCCGACGACTCGCTGCACCGAAATGTCGATAAGATCATTATTGAAGCGGGACGACGCGCCCCGGACGCTGTCAAAGTGGCCATTGTCTGCCCTCCTACGATCTACGGTCCTGGCCGGGGTCCCGGAAACCAGAAGAGCGTCCAAGCGTACTGGTTTGCCGCCGCCGTCCTtaagagaaagaagggattCCTAGTTGGAGAAGGCAAGAATGTCTGGCACCAGATTCATGTGCAGGATTTGAGCGACCTCTACCGCCGCTTGGGAGACGCGGCAGCAGCCGGGGGTGGTAAGGCTACTTGGAATGACAAGGGGTACTATCTTGCGGAAAACGGCCCCTTCGTCTGGGGAGATGTCCAAAGAGCGATTGCGAAGGCTGCCTATGAGAAAAAACTTATCCCTTCGCCAGACGTCGAACCCATAAGTGATGATGAGGTAAAGAAGCTTAATGAATTTGGGCTCTATGCCTGGGGTAGCAGTTCAAGGGGCTGGTCTTACCGCGGGAAAAAGCTCTTGGGTTGGTCACCGAACAAACCTAGCTTGCTGGAGCTTATTCCATCCattgttgatattgaagCCAAAGCGCAGGGGTTGGCCTGAAGCTTTTTGCACACAGGTAGCTAGCTTCTTTTTGTACTAAATCGATATAAGAAGCATAGTGAATGAATTATGATGATGCGACCACCATAGATAAATGCAGGGGAATGGAGTTCCTACTAGGTCACTAACAAACGCGCTTAGCGAGATAATCGCGCCAAGCGCTAGATTCCTTGTTAGCGCGTCCTTCATGTTGTCTGTTTTATTACGTCGGAAGAGCCCCGGCCAGCCAATTCCCGACACCCAGACGTCGCGCTTTTTCATCCCGCATTATACCTACCAAGGTAGTTATACTACTGCAGGTTGTCTCCCTTCCGCAGTCGCAATCTCAAACCGGACTCGAGCGTTTGACCTCTCGGCTGCTGCTCAAGAGAGCTAACCTTCCTCACGTCTAGGTTCGCCCAATGACTCGCAACCTGTCGGGAGCACACCGGTTCTGTACCTGAGCATTGGCTTTGTAAGAAGCTGCCATGGCTCCAGGTACCGGaggcaagaggaagaaagtCGACAGGTCATGGTCCACTGACTCTACCAACGACGGTCAGCGGCCTTCACCCCATCGCCCCGGGAATCTCAACATGGCGCAACAGATGCACAGCTCGCAGTCTCCTCAGTCTCGGGAATTTTCTGACGGGCGTGGGAGGCTGCGAAGGCAGCCAAGTCGTGGTGGTAGACACAATGCAGGACGAGCACCAAGTAATGACGGTCAGAATTTTACAGCTGGTCGGAAGGACGCAGATTCCGCTGGGAGAGAAGCATCGGAGCAAGGCAAACAAAATGGAACAACACCTTCGTCGTCCCAATCACAACCACCTCAGTCTCCGTTGCCACTTGCGAGTTCAATGCAATCGAGACCACACTCACAGCAGTCGTCGCAACCACAAACACAGCCTCAACCAGCTCCAACACCGCTATCACATATGTCGCCCGCTGTCCCCGCGCAACCCTCCAGGAAACCATTGCCGCCTTACCAATATGAATATATTTCGGATGATGTCAGGGATAGTTGGGCGGCCAGTGGGAGGCAGATGATTGTTGATCGCGGAATACAagcaaagaatggcaaggacATTGTGATGCTGACCTCTATCTACCAGGAGCTCATTCGTTGTGCTCTTGACGAGCGATTGCCTgccgaagaagctggtttaACGCTCAGAGATATTATCGGAGAAGAGGTTGCCGCTGGTAATATCGGAATAGATGGCCAAGAGCAGGCATCACCGTGCTTGGATCCTTGCACTCTCTTCCTCGACACCCTGTCCATTGTGACAGATTCTGACACTACGAATGACGCCCTCAAACCGTTAGTTTTTTCCACTGGAATTAATCCGGCCCTCATGCGCCTCCAACTCGAAACACCTCTACTTCAGTCGCTTGGCCTTGTCCGTGACACCTTCGCACGGATGGGCATCAGGAAGCAGACAAATCTCCTATACCGGCAATCAAATTATAATCTACTTCGCGAGGAATCTGAAGGTTACTCTAAGTTAGTGACGGAACTTTTCACCACTAGCAATAATGAACCTCCAACCGCCGAGGTCGTTGAGGATACGTTTGAGAGGGTGAAAGCAATGATAGGTGCCTTCGACATGGATGTTGGCCGTGTCCTCGACGTCACTTTGGATGTTTTCGCAGCTGTGTTGGTTAAGCAATATCGGTTTTTCGTGAAGCTGTTGCGAGCGAGCTCCTGGTGGCCCAAAGAGGACGCATCCACTAGCAATGGTGGGAGGTCGTGCGACTCCGGGCTTCCCAATTGGGCTTTACCAGGGTCGCCTGTATGGTCAACAACTGACGAGGAacgagctgcagctgcggaagCAAACTCCCAACGAGATCGAGAATTCTGGGACCGGGTTCGGGAAGTCAAGATTCGAGCTTTCTTTGAGATAGGACGCAAACCAGTTTCCGAAGAGGAGCTCAAGCAATTGCTCCCTGAGTCCAATAATTTGACTCCAGAGGAGGCTGATACCCGCAAATGGATCGAACAAACTGGCACACTGCCGCCCAAGGGGAGCAGGGTAGCAGCGCAACTTCTCGGGTTTAAACTTCGTTTCTATTCTTCGCCAGCGCGTGACAAGTCAGATGTTCTTCCCGACAACCTAATATATCTTGCCGCATTGTTGATCAAGGTCGGCTTTATCTCGCTTCGCGATCTTTACCCTCATCTCTGGCGGCCTGACAATTCTATGGATGTattgaaggaggaaaagatgaaagaaaaggCAGAAAGAGAGAGGGCAGCCCGACCTGGCGGTGGGGTAAATGCTCTTATGACTGCTGGTGCTCTTTCAGACGACACGCTACCTATTCCCCGTATTAGAGACTCCGAGGCTCGTTCAGCGACTCCCGggaaagatcaagaagcGGAAAGAACAGCTGCAGCTAAATCGGAGGAGAACGAGCTTCCGGAGCCATCAGATCAAAAGGTATTGCTTTTGAAGAGCCTGCTAGCAATCGGCGCAATTCCTGAGTCACTATTCATCCTGAGCAAGTTTCCCTGGCTCATGGATGCCTATCCCGAACTTCCTGAATTCATACATCGCATCCTTCATCACTGCCTGAGCAAGGTCTACGCCTCTGTGCGCCCTCTACCGCCGATCAGTGAGCTTCGAGAACAGAAACAAATACCCAGTCATGATCAGACTGGTGTGCCAAAGGGCCACATCAAACTAACAGAGGCACCCCAACGTCGGACGTTGAGATGGGCTCAGCTCGATAAGGAAGACACGAATGATGGAACTGATTATAGGTTCTACTGGGACGACTGGTCCGACAACATTCCCATCTGTCAATCTGTTGACGATGTTTTCGCACTTTGCGAGTCTTTCCTAAACATCTCTGGACATAAGATCGGACAAGACTCCAGCCTGTTGACAAAACTGGCCAGAATTGGCAGGCACAGTCTCAACAAGGATGATTCCACGGAAAATAGAGCACGTTGGCAAGATCTTTGCAAGAGACTACTGGTCCCAGCTATAAGTCTCACTAAGGCCAACCCCGGCGTTGTGAATGAAGTTTTCGACCTCATCAGCTTTTTCCCTAGGGACACTCGGTACAATATGTATGCTGAGTGGTACTTTGGCCAGACCTCTCGACTCCCCGATATACAATCTGCTTTCGACCAAGCACGAGCGGAAACAAAGGATGTACTCAAAAGACTaagcaaaacaaacataCGGCCAATGGCTCGTGCTTTGGCCAAGATTGCGTACGCAAATCCAGGAATAGTCATCAACGTTGCTATAAGTCAAATTGAATCCTACGAGAATCTAATCGAAGTCGTTGTGGAGTGTGCTCGTTACTTCACCTACCTCGGTTACGATATCCTCACATGGGCATTGATCAGTTCGCTTGGTCAAAAAGGTCGAAGCCGGGTACAGGACGGTGGCCTGCTCACAAGCCGATGGCTTAATGCCTTGGCCACCTTTGCTGGCAGAACCTTCAAACGGTATTCAGTAATGGATCCAACCCCCGTGCTGCAATACGTTGTTGAGCAACTACGCCAAAATAATTCCACGGATCTTATTATTCTGGAACAGATAATTAGTTCGATGGCTGGAATCATCACCGATACCAATTTCAATGACTCTCAGATACAGGCCATGGCGGGCGGCGAGATCCTGCAGTCGCAAACCATCCTCCAATTATTGGATAAACGACATGAGTCCAAAACCACTTCAAAGCGGCTTTTGAAATCACTTACCTCCTCAAACCTTGCTGGCCAGTTGCTCATTGCGATTGCTCAGGAACGTCTTACGTGCATTTTCAAAGAATCAGAGAACTCCTCTGAGCTCAAGTTGCTGGGTAACATATTCGATGAA carries:
- a CDS encoding putative nucleoside-diphosphate-sugar epimerase (transcript_id=CADANIAT00008910) yields the protein MAPVKVFLTGATGYIGGDVFYAVTQAHPDWEISVLVRNKEKGEKLASEYPNVRVVQGDLDSAAIIEEETKNANIVFHCADCDHVASATAIAKGASHHTPEKPLWLIHTSGTGILTVEDFRTNTWGLERAKQHDDWDGVDELLNLPDDSLHRNVDKIIIEAGRRAPDAVKVAIVCPPTIYGPGRGPGNQKSVQAYWFAAAVLKRKKGFLVGEGKNVWHQIHVQDLSDLYRRLGDAAAAGGGKATWNDKGYYLAENGPFVWGDVQRAIAKAAYEKKLIPSPDVEPISDDEVKKLNEFGLYAWGSSSRGWSYRGKKLLGWSPNKPSLLELIPSIVDIEAKAQGLA